Below is a genomic region from Serratia liquefaciens ATCC 27592.
CGGAATCGAACTGGTGACCTACTGATTACAAGTCAGTTGCTCTACCAACTGAGCTAAGCCGGCATCAAGTGCAGCGCATTCTAGGTAGACCGGACGACCTATGCAACAAAAAAATTGCGTTAGTTGCACTTTCGCTCACAAATCACCCAATTTTGCACGGTGTATTGCAATTTACTGCGCGTAGCGTGCAAAGATTCATCAACTGCAGGCATCATTCTCTACAATTTAATCCACTTTTTGCAAGTATTGACCCTTTCTTTCCCCGTGCCCGTTATCTCAAATCCGTAAACCCAAAACAGGAAACTGTGAGTGATATCGATGCACCAAAAAAGGGATGAGTGCCCCACGTAATGACATCAACTATCATTATTTCTCACCGCTTTCGCCGCCACAGCCCCCACCACCGCTCTGGCGCAATTATTGCTAGCCTTCATTACCCCCTTCACCCAGGAGGAATGACCGATGAAAATTGTCCTGATTAATGCCGCCACGCTGCCCATTTACCGAAATGAACTGGCTCGCCTGTTGACCGATGCGGTAACGCATGGGGCCTCAGTGGGCTACGACACACTGATCCCGCATGAAGACGCCGAGAGTTACTTCCACAGCCTGAGGCCTGCCTTGGCCAAAGGAGAGCTGTTGTTGTGGATTGCCAGAGACGAGCGCGGCGTCATTGGCACAGTACAACTGGAGCTGTGCCAGAAACCGAATGGACGCAACCGGGCTGAAGTACAAAAACTATTAGTCCACAGCCGGGCACGTCGTAACGGTGTCGGACAAGCCCTGATGAAAGCATTGGAACAGTCAGCACTTCAGCAACAGCGCGGCCTGCTTTATCTCGACACGCAGGCAGGGTCCGCTGCAGAGGCGCTGTATCGCTCATTGGGCTATCGCTGTCTCGGAGAGTTACCTGACTATGCCGCCGCACCCGATGGCTACTATCACCCGACAGTCATTTACTACAAACGCCTGTTCGCGGTTAACCAAACCTCCCCTGCCATCGCCAGCTAGCATGAAAGCGGTATCATTTCCTAGCGATACCGCTTTGCAACGCCTCTGCCATCAACTGCGCGCCGCTTCTCACAATTGACATAAACTGCCGCCAATCGATAACTTTTGCGAAAAAAGTCTACGCCAAAAACGAAGCTGTCTATAATATGCAGCTTGTTTATTATCTGGAGTTGGCGTCCGGCGCCTTTCCCAACCTGCGTTAACAGGCAGAATTTGGCTTATGATAAAAAGAGATCAATCTTTAGCGACGCCCTATCTTCAGTTCGATCGTACCCAGTGGGCTGCGTTGCGAGATTCGGTGCCGCTGACACTGTCAGAAGAAGAGATTGTTAAACTGAAAGGGATTAACGAAGATCTCTCTTTGGAAGAGGTGGCTCAGATTTATCTGCCGCTGTCGCGGTTGCTGAACTTCTATATCAGTTCCAACCTGCGCCGTCAGGCCGTACTCGAGCAATTTCTCGGAACCGATGGACAAAAAATCCCCTACGTTATCGGCATCGCCGGCAGCGTTGCTGTAGGCAAAAGTACCACCGCACGTTTATTACAGGCATTGCTTAGCAGTTGGCCGGAACACCGTAGCGTTGAGCTGATAACCACTGATGGTTTCCTGCATCCCAATAAAGTGTTG
It encodes:
- a CDS encoding GNAT family N-acetyltransferase, coding for MKIVLINAATLPIYRNELARLLTDAVTHGASVGYDTLIPHEDAESYFHSLRPALAKGELLLWIARDERGVIGTVQLELCQKPNGRNRAEVQKLLVHSRARRNGVGQALMKALEQSALQQQRGLLYLDTQAGSAAEALYRSLGYRCLGELPDYAAAPDGYYHPTVIYYKRLFAVNQTSPAIAS